The Populus trichocarpa isolate Nisqually-1 chromosome 11, P.trichocarpa_v4.1, whole genome shotgun sequence genome has a segment encoding these proteins:
- the LOC18103529 gene encoding LRR receptor-like serine/threonine-protein kinase RGI3, producing the protein MPAPLRNLLFSPSIFSFTLLLSINSLFFRSCYSIDEQGQALLAWKNSLNTSTDVLNSWNPLDSSPCKWFGVHCNSDGNIIEINLKAVDLQGPLPSNFQPLKSLKSLILSSTNLTGAIPEAFGDYLELTLIDLSDNSLSGEIPEEICRLRKLETLSLNTNFLEGAIPSDIGNLSSLVNLTLFDNQLSGEIPQSIGALRRLQIFRAGGNKNVKGELPQEIGNCTELVVLGLAETSISGSLPSSIGMLKRIQTIAIYATLLSGAIPEAIGDCSELQNLYLYQNSISGPIPRRIGELSKLQSLLLWQNSIVGAIPDEIGSCTELTVIDLSENLLAGSIPRSFGNLLKLEELQLSVNQLSGTIPVEITNCTALTHLEVDNNGISGEIPAGIGNLKSLTLFFAWKNNLTGNIPESLSECVNLQALDLSYNSLFGSIPKQVFGLQNLTKLLILSNELSGFIPPDIGNCTNLYRLRLNGNRLGGTIPSEIEKLKSLNFIDLSNNLLVGRIPSSVSGCENLEFLDLHSNGITGSVPDTLPKSLQYVDVSDNRLTGSLAHSIGSLIELTKLNLAKNQLTGGIPAEILSCSKLQLLNLGDNGFSGEIPKELGQIPSLEISLNLSCNQFSGKIPSQFSDLSKLGALDISHNKLEGSLDVLANLQNLVSLNVSFNDFSGELPNTPFFRKLPISDLASNQGLYISGGVATPADHLGPGAHTRSAMRLLMSVLLSAGVVLILLTIYMLVRARVDNHGLMKDDTWEMNLYQKLEFSVNDIVKNLTSSNVIGTGSSGVVYRVTLPNWEMIAVKKMWSPEESGAFNSEIRTLGSIRHRNIVRLLGWCSNKNLKLLFYDYLPNGSLSSLLHGAGKGGAEWEARYDVLLGVAHALAYLHHDCVPPILHGDVKAMNVLLGPGYEPYLADFGLARVVNNKSDDDLCKPSPRPQLAGSYGYMAPEHASMQRITEKSDVYSFGVVLLEVLTGRHPLDPTLPDGAHLVQWVREHLASKKDPVDILDSKLRGRADPTMHEMLQTLAVSFLCISTRADDRPMMKDVVAMLKEIRHVETVRPEPDLSKGVNLTAVRSSPPAKIVVSQGSSNCSFAFSDYSI; encoded by the exons ATGCCTGCTCCTCTAAGGAATCTCTTATTTTCTCCCAGTATCTTCTCCTTCACCTTACTTCTATCTATAAACTCTCTTTTCTTTCGTTCTTGTTACTCCATTGATGAACAAGGCCAAGCCCTTTTAGCATGGAAGAACAGTTTAAACACCTCCACAGATGTACTCAATTCTTGGAACCCTTTAGACTCAAGTCCATGCAAATGGTTTGGGGTCCATTGCAACTCAGATGGCAACATTATAGAGATAAACTTGAAAGCAGTAGATTTGCAAGGCCCCCTGCCTTCAAATTTTCAGCCTCTCAAATCCTTGAAGAGCCTTATCCTTTCATCAACCAATCTTACTGGTGCAATCCCGGAAGCGTTCGGAGATTATCTTGAGCTTACTCTCATTGATCTTAGTGATAATTCTCTCTCAGGTGAAATCCCAGAGGAAATATGCAGACTAAGAAAGTTGGAAACTTTGTCTCTCAATACAAATTTTCTTGAAGGTGCCATTCCTTCTGATATTGGAAACCTTTCAAGTCTAGTGAATCTGACTCTCTTTGACAATCAACTCAGCGGCGAAATTCCACAGAGCATTGGAGCATTGAGAAGATTACAGATTTTTCGAGCAGGTGGGAATAAAAATGTTAAGGGTGAGCTGCCTCAGGAGATTGGAAACTGCACCGAATTGGTTGTTTTAGGCCTCGCCGAAACCAGCATTTCTGGGAGTCTTCCTTCATCAATTGGGATGCTGAAAAGGATTCAAACTATAGCCATTTACGCAACACTATTATCAGGTGCTATCCCAGAAGCGATTGGAGATTGCAGTGAGTTGCAGAACCTGTATCTATATCAGAATTCTATATCCGGTCCAATCCCAAGGCGAATTGGGGAACTCAGCAAGCTTCAGAGTCTGCTCTTGTGGCAGAACAGCATAGTTGGGGCAATCCCGGATGAGATTGGAAGTTGCACAGAGCTTACAGTCATTGATTTATCCGAGAATCTTCTAGCAGGAAGCATACCAAGAAGCTTTGGAAACCTTTTGAAGCTTGAAGAGCTTCAGCTGAGTGTTAATCAGTTATCAGGTACCATACCTGTTGAAATCACAAACTGCACAGCTCTCACTCATCTTGAAGTAGACAACAATGGAATCTCCGGTGAGATTCCTGCTGGTATCGGCAACCTAAAGAGCTTGACTCTATTCTTTGCCTGGAAGAACAATCTCACAGGAAATATCCCAGAGTCTCTTTCAGAGTGTGTCAATCTTCAGGCTCTTGATCTTTCATATAACAGTCTTTTTGGTTCAATACCAAAGCAGGTTTTCGGATTGCAAAATCTCACCAAGCTACTGATACTTTCCAATGAATTATCGGGCTTTATACCGCCTGATATAGGAAACTGCACCAACTTGTATAGGTTGAGGCTGAATGGCAACAGGTTAGGAGGTACTATTCCATCGGAGATCGAAAAGTTGAAGAGTTTGAATTTCATTGATTTGAGCAACAATCTTCTTGTTGGAAGAATCCCTTCATCAGTATCTGGATGTGAAAATCTTGAGTTTCTTGATCTCCATTCAAATGGGATCACTGGTTCTGTACCTGATACTCTGCCTAAAAGCCTACAGTATGTGGATGTTTCAGACAATAGGCTTACAGGTTCACTGGCTCATAGCATTGGGTCATTGATTGAATTAACCAAGCTTAATTTGGCGAAGAATCAACTTACAGGAGGAATTCCAGCAGAGATATTGTCATGCAGTAAGCTACAATTGCTTAACCTTGGAGACAATGGTTTCTCTGGAGAAATTCCAAAGGAACTTGGTCAAATTCCATCACTGGAAATCTCTCTCAACCTAAGCTGCAACCAGTTTTCTGGCAAGATCCCATCGCAATTCTCTGATCTCAGCAAGTTGGGAGCACTTGACATCTCTCACAACAAGCTTGAAGGAAGCTTGGATGTTCTTGCAAATCTCCAAAACCTCGTTTCCCTTAATGTCTCCTTCAATGACTTCTCTGGTGAATTGCCTAACACCCCATTTTTTCGAAAGCTTCCGATAAGTGACCTTGCTTCGAATCAAGGACTCTACATTTCTGGAGGTGTAGCAACACCAGCAGACCACTTGGGACCTGGAGCACACACTAGATCAGCAATGAGACTACTGATGTCTGTGCTTCTCAGTGCTGGTGTAGTACTGATACTACTAACAATCTACATGCTAGTTCGTGCTCGTGTTGATAATCATGGGCTGATGAAAGATGATACATGGGAAATGAATTTGTATCAGAAGCTTGAATTCTCCGTCAACGACATTGTTAAAAATCTAACATCATCTAATGTCATAGGCACTGGCAGCTCTGGAGTTGTGTACAGGGTGACCCTTCCAAATTGGGAGATGATAGCTGTAAAGAAGATGTGGTCACCAGAAGAGTCTGGAGCATTCAATTCTGAAATTCGGACACTCGGTTCAATCAGACACCGAAATATTGTCCGGCTTCTAGGCTGGTGTTCAAACAAGAATTTGAAATTGCTTTTCTATGATTACCTCCCAAATGGAAGCTTGAGCTCCCTCCTTCATGGTGCTGGCAAGGGAGGAGCAGAGTGGGAAGCTAGATATGATGTTTTGTTAGGTGTGGCACACGCACTTGCATACCTGCACCATGATTGTGTGCCACCTATTCTACATGGGGATGTTAAAGCCATGAATGTGCTTTTAGGACCAGGCTACGAACCTTACCTAGCTGACTTTGGCCTAGCAAGAGTGGTAAATAACAAATCTGATGATGATTTATGCAAGCCAAGTCCAAGACCTCAACTTGCTGGTTCTTATGGATATATGGCTCCAG AGCATGCATCGATGCAGCGTATTACCGAGAAAAGTGATGTGTACAGTTTTGGGGTGGTGCTTTTAGAGGTTTTAACAGGAAGGCATCCATTAGACCCAACTTTGCCTGATGGTGCACACTTAGTTCAATGGGTTAGGGAACACTTAGCAAGCAAGAAAGATCCAGTTGACATCCTTGATTCAAAGCTTAGAGGAAGAGCTGACCCTACAATGCACGAAATGCTCCAAACATTAGCAGTTTCATTCCTGTGCATCAGTACTCGAGCTGATGATCGTCCAATGATGAAGGACGTTGTTGCAATGCTGAAGGAGATTAGGCACGTTGAGACCGTAAGGCCAGAACCTGACCTGTCAAAGGGGGTTAATTTGACAGCAGTTCGCTCATCACCTCCTGCTAAGATTGTAGTTTCACAAGGATCTTCTAATTGTTCCTTTGCCTTCTCAGATTattcaatctaa
- the LOC18103531 gene encoding fructose-bisphosphate aldolase 5, cytosolic, which translates to MSAFVGKYADELIKTAKYIATPGKGILAADESTGTIGKRLSSINVENIESNRQALRELLFKSGKALPYLSGVILFEETLYQKSSDGKPFVEVLQENNVIPGIKVDKGVVELAGTNGETTTQGFDSLGARCQQYYKAGARFAKWRAVLKIGPTEPSELSIQQNAQGLARYAIICQENGLVPIVEPEILTDGAHDIKKCAAATETVLAAVYKALNDHHVLLEGTLLKPNMVTPGSDSPKVTPEVIAEFTVTALRRTVPPAVPGIVFLSGGQSEEEATLNLNAMNKLEVLKPWTLSFSFGRALQKSTLKTWAGKKENVEKAQEVFLVRCKGNSDATLGKYAGGGTGGLASESLFEKGYKY; encoded by the exons ATGTCGGCCTTTGTTGGAAAGTATGCAG ATGAGCTGATCAAGACTGCCAAGTACATTGCCACACCAGGGAAGGGCATTTTGGCTGCAGATGAGAGCACAGGCACCATTGGCAAGCGTTTATCAAGCATAAATGTTGAGAATATCGAGTCCAACCGCCAAGCCCTGCGTGAACTCCTATTCAAATCCGGCAAAGCCCTACCTTACCTCTCTGGTGTCATCCTCTTTGAAGAAACCCTCTACCAGAAATCCTCTGATGGGAAACCATTTGTTGAAGTCCTCCAAGAAAACAATGTCATTCCTGGAATCAAAGTTGACAAGGGTGTAGTTGAATTAGCCGGGACTAATGGTGAAACTACAACCCAAGGTTTTGATTCACTCGGAGCACGCTGCCAGCAATACTACAAGGCCGGTGCGCGATTCGCGAAGTGGCGTGCTGTCCTCAAGATTGGCCCAACTGAGCCATCTGAATTGTCTATCCAGCAGAATGCACAAGGGTTGGCTCGTTACGCTATCATTTGCCAGGAGAATGGTCTGGTGCCTATTGTGGAGCCTGAGATTCTGACTGATGGGGCTCATGACATAAAGAAATGTGCTGCTGCAACTGAGACTGTGCTTGCAGCTGTTTACAAGGCATTGAATGATCACCATGTTCTTCTCGAAGGCACACTCCTCAAGCCTAACATGGTGACTCCAGGCTCTGATAGCCCAAAG GTAACACCTGAGGTGATTGCTGAATTCACAGTGACCGCGCTACGCAGAACCGTTCCACCAGCTGTACCAGGCATTGTGTTCTTGTCTGGCGGGCAAAGCGAGGAGGAAGCAACACTGAACCTCAATGCAATGAATAAGCTTGAGGTGTTGAAACCATGGACTCTATCATTCTCTTTCGGCCGAGCATTGCAAAAAAGCACACTCAAAACATGGGCTGGAAAGAAGGAGAACGTTGAGAAAGCTCAAGAGGTATTCCTGGTTAGGTGCAAGGGGAATTCAGATGCAACTCTAGGCAAGTATGCTGGAGGAGGTACTGGTGGGTTGGCTTCAGAGAGCTTGTTTGAGAAGGGGTACAAGTACTAG
- the LOC18103530 gene encoding protein transport protein SFT2 yields MQSWFSSSGEDQQQEKPASSLLADWNSYAATSNSNESSTGLASIGSFDLEAAVRSANDTVSGTFNVVSKGVSGNFQSATSNIPSGKALMYFGLFLATGVFFVFTSFALFLPVIVLVPQKFAICFTLGCGFIIASFFALKGPKNQLAHMSSKERLPFTLGFIGSMVGTLYVSMVLHSYFLSVLFSVIQVLALAYYAISYFPGGSAGLKFLSSSLTSSVMRRFGS; encoded by the exons atgcaGAGTTGGTTTTCAAGCAGTGGAGAAGATCAGCAACAAGAAAAGCCCGCATCTTCTTTGTTGGCTGATTGGAACTCATATGCAGCAACAAGCAATTCAAATGAATCCTCTACTGGATTAGCCAGCATCGGTAGCTTTGATCTTGAAGCTGCTGTTCGCTCTGCTAATGACACTGTTTCTGGCACCTTCAAtgt GGTTTCTAAAGGTGTGAGTGGGAACTTCCAGTCTGCCACCAGTAACATCCCTTCAGGAAAAGCTCTTATgtattttggtttatttctaGCAACAGGCGTGTTCTTTGTTTTCACTTCATTTGCCCTGTTCCTTCCTGTCATAGTACTCGTGCCCCAGAAGTTTGCTATCTGTTTTACACTTGGTTGTGGCTTTATCATTGCGTCATTCTTTGCACTCAAGGGTCCCAAGAATCAACTTGCTCACATGTCATCGAAAGAG AGGCTTCCATTTACTTTGGGATTCATAGGCAGTATGGTGGGTACCCTATATGTTTCCATGGTGCTTCACAGCTATTTTCTATCTGTGCTATTCTCTGTGATACAG GTTCTCGCCCTTGCATACTATGCGATATCCTACTTCCCTGGTGGATCTGCTGGGCTGAAATTCCTCTCATCTTCCCTGACCTCATCAGTGATGAGACGTTTCGGGAGTTGA